The following are from one region of the Mycolicibacterium diernhoferi genome:
- a CDS encoding rubredoxin has protein sequence MSAYRCPGCDYVYDEAKGAPREGFPAGTGWAEVPDDWCCPDCAVREKVDFEPAGAGEATGIEKGTSR, from the coding sequence GTGAGCGCCTACCGTTGCCCCGGCTGCGATTACGTCTACGACGAGGCGAAAGGCGCTCCGCGCGAGGGCTTTCCGGCCGGCACCGGCTGGGCCGAGGTGCCTGACGACTGGTGCTGCCCGGACTGCGCGGTCCGCGAGAAGGTCGACTTCGAACCCGCCGGGGCCGGCGAAGCGACGGGAATCGAGAAGGGGACGTCCCGATGA
- a CDS encoding rubredoxin gives MSENEYRLFVCVQCGFEYDEAKGWPEDGIAPGTRWADIPEDWSCPDCGAAKSDFDMVEIARP, from the coding sequence ATGAGCGAGAACGAGTACAGACTGTTCGTCTGCGTGCAGTGCGGATTCGAGTACGACGAGGCCAAGGGCTGGCCGGAGGACGGGATCGCCCCGGGCACCCGCTGGGCCGACATCCCCGAGGACTGGAGCTGCCCGGACTGCGGCGCAGCAAAGTCCGACTTCGACATGGTCGAGATCGCCAGGCCGTGA